Proteins co-encoded in one Malus sylvestris chromosome 9, drMalSylv7.2, whole genome shotgun sequence genomic window:
- the LOC126583528 gene encoding cinnamoyl-CoA reductase-like SNL6, translated as MVEMGIVGLEERVNIEVQEFCRALVASAGLHRRKDDHQQPDHKRFDSRGDYEQDMLVCVTSGVSFLGLAIVDRLLHRGYSVRLIVDNQEDAEIMREMRTSGTNSDRISAVIAKLTDTDVVESLSHAFHGCRGVFHTSAFVDPAGLSGYTKSMAEIEVKASENVMKACAMTPSVRKCVLTSSLLACVWQDSSQNLNFSRVINHNHWSSESLCIDKKLWYALGKLRAEKAAWKIAEEKGLKLTTICPALITGPENSTRNPTATLAYLKGAQEMYQSGVLATVDITRLAEAHVGVFEAMNKAAFGRYIWFDRVIDGEEEAEKLAEATGMSKNKILGNGGSNVVHNRFELSNKKLTNLLTGRVHCSYHS; from the exons ATGGTCGAAATGGGGATTGTGGGTTTGGAAGAGAGGGTGAACATCGAGGTGCAGGAGTTCTGCCGTGCGTTGGTGGCCTCCGCCGGCCTCCACCGCAGAAAAGACGACCACCAGCAACCCGACCACAAGCGTTTCGACTCGAGGGGTGATTATGAACAAGACATGTTGGTGTGTGTCACTAGCGGCGTTTCCTTCTTAGGCCTTGCCATCGTCGACCGTCTCCTCCACCGTGGCTACTCCGTCCGCCTCATCGTTGACAACCAAG AAGATGCAGAAATAATGAGGGAGATGAGGACAAGCGGCACCAACAGCGATCGCATATCTGCAGTTATTGCGAAGCTAACCGACACCGACGTTGTTGAAAGCTTGTCACACGCGTTCCATGGCTGTCGTGGCGTTTTCCACACCTCTGCATTTGTTGACCCCGCTGGCCTCTCTGGTTACACT AAATCCATGGCTGAGATAGAAGtgaaggcaagtgagaatgtgATGAAGGCATGTGCAATGACGCCATCTGTGAGAAAATGTGTGCTGACTTCTTCACTTTTAGCCTGCGTTTGGCAAGACAGCTCCCAGAATTTGAACTTCTCCCGTGTGATTAACCATAACCACTGGAGCAGTGAGTCACTCTGCATAGATAAAAAG CTCTGGTATGCATTGGGCAAGCTGAGGGCAGAGAAAGCTGCATGGAAAATAGCCGAGGAAAAGGGGTTGAAGTTGACCACCATCTGCCCGGCTCTCATTACCGGCCCTGAAAATTCAACTAGAAATCCAACCGCAACTCTTGCATATCTCAAAG GAGCGCAAGAAATGTACCAAAGTGGAGTGCTAGCCACAGTGGATATAACAAGACTGGCAGAGGCACATGTAGGCGTGTTTGAGGCAATGAACAAGGCAGCATTTGGCAGATACATCTGGTTCGATCGAGTCATTGACGGAGAAGAAGAGGCCGAGAAGTTAGCAGAGGCGACGGGCATGTCGAAGAACAAGATCCTGGGCAACGGCGGCTCTAACGTTGTCCACAATCGATTCGAATTGTCGAACAAGAAGCTTACAAATCTTTTGACGGGAAGAGTACATTGCTCTTACCATTCATAA
- the LOC126583527 gene encoding uncharacterized protein LOC126583527 codes for MDENNPPRASRNHHGSSSSSSSTSGSSDHRGECHTSSTGSTTTPARKSRYGYAVDDGAGDRIECTGRFCKSCSGALIADCVALCCCPCALVNFLTLAFVKVPWMVGRKCLGLGKKKGQKREKRRKCKGGRSSKRGIEWVVERGEEEGKVPEISWRGGDGEEEMECDGARQEAERMWLELYQIGHLGFGRVSFTGIQSLGNKGQLGNVN; via the coding sequence ATGGACGAGAATAACCCGCCTCGGGCGTCACGTAACCACCACGGGAGttcgtcgtcgtcgtcatcaACGTCCGGGTCGTCCGACCATCGCGGAGAATGTCACACGTCATCCACGGGATCCACCACGACACCAGCGCGGAAGAGCCGGTACGGGTACGCCGTCGACGACGGCGCGGGGGACCGGATCGAGTGCACGGGGAGGTTCTGCAAGTCGTGCAGCGGCGCGTTGATCGCGGACTGCGTGGCGCTCTGCTGCTGCCCCTGCGCGCTGGTGAACTTTTTGACCCTGGCGTTCGTAAAAGTGCCGTGGATGGTGGGGAGGAAGTGTTTGGGATTGGGGAAAAAGAAGGGGCAAAAGCGGGAAAAGAGGAGGAAATGCAAGGGGGGGAGGAGTAGTAAACGTGGGATCGAGTGGGTGGTGGAGAGAGGGGAGGAGGAGGGAAAAGTTCCCGAGATTTCATGGCGGGGTGGGGATGGCGAGGAGGAAATGGAGTGCGACGGTGCCAGGCAGGAGGCGGAGAGGATGTGGTTAGAATTGTACCAGATTGGACATCTGGGGTTCGGGAGAGTTTCCTTTACTGGTATTCAATCTCTGGGAAATAAGGGGCAATTAGGGAATGTAAATTAA